From the Clostridiales bacterium FE2011 genome, one window contains:
- a CDS encoding S-ribosylhomocysteine lyase — MDKIASFQVNHLNLLPGLYLSRTDSQEQCTASTFDLRVTAPNREPVMDIPAIHTIEHLGASFLRNSSRKDEVIYFGPMGCRTGFYLVVFGKQSAEDVYPLVLEMCDFILGFEGEIPGAKPEECGNWSEQNLNMAKYYIRRYREDLTTCRRLSYPG, encoded by the coding sequence ATGGATAAAATCGCAAGCTTCCAGGTGAACCACCTGAACCTGCTGCCGGGCCTTTACCTGTCCCGGACGGACAGCCAGGAACAATGCACGGCATCCACATTTGACCTGCGGGTGACCGCACCAAACCGTGAACCGGTGATGGACATCCCGGCCATTCATACGATAGAGCATCTTGGAGCATCATTCCTCCGCAACAGCAGCAGGAAAGACGAAGTGATTTATTTCGGACCCATGGGATGCAGAACCGGTTTTTACCTGGTGGTTTTCGGGAAACAGAGCGCGGAGGACGTTTATCCGCTGGTCCTGGAAATGTGCGACTTTATCCTCGGGTTTGAGGGAGAAATACCCGGAGCCAAGCCTGAAGAATGCGGAAACTGGTCTGAGCAAAACCTGAACATGGCGAAATACTATATCAGGAGATACCGCGAGGATCTGACGACCTGCAGGCGGCTGTCCTATCCCGGATAA
- a CDS encoding DUF4214 domain-containing protein: MNGYRKRIRRILAMLLCIVFVFCHSLAEEGTATPTDLAGEPFERTEIVDGVKITVTVKDGAEALDDVPVVTKVNNAEFALAAETVLGLEQNDSTLIRHMIWSITLREMGGNGKIKLEKLGLTGLQEQYLDGTVSVYVLQYNGAAQSLRDKARVIPAIIKTEQNTVTFSLTEPGLYDVVTAVRMPEKAAAAEEVNGEEAIEELHAGEQEEAAGQHEEDETAAETEAEEPAEENPAQETPEEQPEQDEPAGEEPVQDNNLPEKAESEPAAEQAAAEQAEPDTVNTEKVPENVPEQEETLSGANTEESTDLSRAAAEETDKVKAFVIRCYWLILGREEDKAGLEDWTNKLKSKSATAAEIIKGFLGSQEFIRKHKSSEELIEILYRTMLNRPSDESGRNSWSKMIASGESLNKLINGFCQSVEFTKICESYGIEGGSLPDGAAAAPVAYSERLIAFVTRCYKEALNREPDENGLAFWCNQLTQKAKTFSEVAAGFVFSDEMNRKQLSDEAFVKMLYRLYLGREAEAAGLSFWKSQLKGEMTREQVNEGFANSREFAGIVAGFDSEAGAEPEYSYILVPDDTGIVVNNGAKVQIQVSPQLVKTGTALKWLSSDTKIFTVSQDGELTGCYPGKARLKVYLPDGKILEETDVMVKANYRAILFSESTFAGGVIRRNRGDVRLMKNMLSSVTGPDGENYKLYSFDDFVASEVYQKINQLIVAPSRDGDVSMFFFASHGDYKSTSKQLAGRLWCKNKETWLELPELAKTLAATKGKVIVILESCGPGAAIKEWDNETLSTASFEDEGTADEEGDAPDLSDLFISAFAAADPGLTVYETDGDTLSGAGESDGSGQFPHGNQFLTEKFVILTASAYLQTSYMMGEHTYNVFPYWLTKGVGTAGAMPADIENGNGDGKLTMNELYQYVYKHTIHRQTPQVYPKNSDYVLFLRK; this comes from the coding sequence ATGAACGGGTACAGGAAAAGGATCAGAAGGATCCTGGCAATGCTGCTGTGCATTGTGTTTGTTTTCTGCCATTCGCTGGCTGAAGAAGGAACTGCGACGCCGACCGACCTGGCAGGGGAACCGTTTGAACGGACGGAAATTGTGGACGGCGTGAAGATAACCGTTACAGTAAAGGACGGTGCTGAAGCACTGGACGATGTGCCCGTCGTTACAAAAGTCAATAACGCGGAATTTGCACTGGCTGCGGAAACGGTGCTGGGTCTTGAACAGAATGACAGCACCCTTATCCGCCATATGATCTGGAGCATTACCCTCCGTGAAATGGGCGGAAACGGCAAAATCAAGCTGGAAAAGCTGGGGCTGACCGGCTTGCAGGAACAGTATCTTGACGGAACGGTCAGCGTTTATGTGCTCCAGTATAACGGAGCTGCGCAGAGCCTGCGGGACAAGGCGCGGGTAATCCCGGCCATCATCAAAACCGAACAGAATACAGTCACTTTTTCCCTGACAGAACCCGGCCTGTATGACGTGGTTACAGCGGTACGGATGCCGGAAAAAGCTGCAGCGGCAGAAGAAGTGAACGGGGAAGAGGCAATTGAAGAGCTTCATGCCGGAGAACAGGAAGAAGCCGCCGGACAGCACGAAGAGGATGAGACAGCCGCAGAGACGGAAGCGGAAGAGCCGGCGGAGGAGAATCCCGCACAGGAAACGCCCGAAGAACAACCGGAGCAGGATGAACCCGCCGGGGAGGAACCGGTTCAGGATAACAATCTTCCCGAAAAGGCAGAAAGTGAACCTGCGGCGGAACAGGCAGCAGCAGAACAGGCTGAACCGGATACTGTAAACACTGAAAAGGTTCCGGAAAATGTTCCGGAACAGGAAGAGACGCTTTCCGGAGCGAACACGGAGGAAAGCACAGACCTGTCACGGGCGGCGGCAGAGGAAACCGATAAGGTGAAGGCCTTTGTGATCCGCTGCTACTGGCTGATTCTGGGACGGGAAGAGGACAAGGCCGGACTGGAAGACTGGACCAACAAACTGAAAAGCAAGAGCGCTACAGCCGCTGAAATTATCAAGGGCTTCCTCGGCAGCCAGGAATTCATCCGGAAACACAAATCCTCCGAGGAACTGATTGAAATCCTGTACAGGACGATGCTGAACAGGCCGTCGGACGAATCGGGACGAAACAGCTGGAGTAAGATGATTGCAAGCGGCGAGTCCCTGAACAAACTGATCAACGGATTCTGCCAGTCCGTGGAATTCACGAAGATCTGTGAGAGCTACGGCATTGAAGGAGGCTCCCTTCCGGATGGAGCGGCGGCCGCGCCTGTCGCATACAGCGAGAGGCTGATCGCTTTTGTTACGAGGTGCTACAAGGAAGCGCTGAACCGGGAACCGGATGAAAACGGCCTGGCATTCTGGTGCAACCAGCTGACCCAGAAGGCTAAAACGTTCTCGGAAGTGGCAGCCGGTTTCGTTTTCTCTGATGAAATGAACAGGAAGCAGCTGAGCGACGAGGCGTTTGTCAAAATGCTGTACCGGCTGTATCTGGGCCGGGAAGCAGAAGCGGCCGGGCTGAGCTTCTGGAAGAGCCAGCTGAAGGGCGAAATGACACGGGAACAGGTGAACGAAGGGTTTGCCAATTCCCGGGAGTTCGCGGGGATCGTTGCGGGCTTTGATTCCGAGGCCGGCGCGGAACCAGAATACAGCTACATCCTCGTGCCGGACGATACAGGCATTGTTGTCAACAACGGCGCAAAGGTGCAGATCCAGGTCAGCCCGCAGCTGGTAAAGACGGGAACCGCACTGAAATGGCTGAGCAGTGACACGAAGATCTTCACGGTCAGCCAGGACGGCGAACTGACAGGCTGCTATCCCGGAAAAGCCAGACTGAAGGTATACCTGCCGGACGGAAAGATCCTCGAGGAAACAGATGTTATGGTCAAAGCCAACTACCGCGCGATTCTGTTTTCTGAATCCACCTTTGCCGGCGGCGTAATCCGCCGGAACCGCGGAGACGTCCGGCTGATGAAGAATATGCTTTCATCCGTGACCGGACCGGATGGCGAAAACTACAAGCTGTATTCCTTTGACGACTTTGTCGCCAGTGAGGTATATCAAAAAATCAATCAGCTCATCGTTGCTCCTTCCCGGGACGGGGACGTGTCCATGTTCTTCTTCGCCTCCCACGGGGATTACAAATCCACATCCAAACAGCTGGCCGGACGCCTGTGGTGCAAAAACAAGGAAACGTGGCTGGAACTGCCGGAACTGGCAAAAACGCTTGCCGCCACAAAGGGAAAGGTCATTGTGATCCTTGAATCCTGCGGACCCGGCGCGGCAATCAAGGAATGGGACAATGAGACATTGAGCACAGCGTCCTTCGAGGATGAAGGGACTGCTGACGAAGAAGGCGACGCACCGGATCTGTCCGATCTGTTTATCAGCGCTTTTGCCGCAGCGGATCCGGGGCTGACGGTTTATGAGACAGACGGGGATACGCTGAGTGGAGCCGGGGAAAGCGACGGAAGCGGACAGTTCCCCCATGGAAATCAGTTCCTGACGGAAAAGTTTGTCATACTGACAGCTTCCGCGTACCTGCAGACATCCTACATGATGGGAGAGCATACCTATAATGTGTTCCCGTACTGGCTGACAAAGGGTGTGGGAACAGCCGGCGCAATGCCTGCGGATATCGAAAACGGCAATGGAGACGGAAAGCTGACGATGAATGAACTGTATCAGTATGTGTATAAACATACCATCCACAGGCAGACGCCGCAGGTATATCCGAAGAACAGCGATTATGTATTATTCCTGAGAAAGTAA
- a CDS encoding D-2-hydroxyacid dehydrogenase, with protein MSRKMAVYEPFLKPNHKETIREAAVRHGFEVRLVDEPEKDKDYLMECEVIFGQLPETARASSTLKWICTPFAGVDQFLKPDSFANPDAMLSNSSGAYGVTISEHSIMMLLDILRRQPEYRQIVARHEWRRDLLVRSIKDARITLLGTGDIGLETARRLKAFLPACVIGVNRSGRNPDNCFDRILTQDQWEEVLPETDVLMISLPGTKEAFHMVGEKQLAQLPDGAVIINVGRGTVIDQEALIRELKNGRLYAGLDVFEKEPLEENDPVWELPNLLITPHTAGNMTLEHTVNRIVEMFVEDLDRYCAGKTPGHLVDRQRGY; from the coding sequence ATGAGCAGGAAAATGGCGGTTTATGAGCCATTTCTGAAACCGAACCACAAGGAAACGATCCGCGAAGCTGCCGTGCGGCACGGTTTTGAGGTCCGGCTCGTGGATGAGCCGGAGAAGGACAAGGATTACCTGATGGAGTGCGAAGTGATTTTCGGCCAGCTGCCGGAGACCGCGCGCGCATCGTCCACCCTGAAATGGATCTGTACCCCGTTTGCGGGGGTGGACCAGTTCCTGAAGCCGGATTCCTTCGCCAATCCGGACGCGATGCTGTCCAATTCCTCCGGCGCATACGGCGTGACCATCTCGGAACATAGCATTATGATGCTGCTGGACATCCTGCGCCGGCAGCCGGAATACAGGCAGATTGTGGCACGGCATGAATGGAGACGGGACCTGCTGGTCCGCTCCATCAAGGATGCCCGGATTACCCTGCTTGGTACGGGAGATATCGGACTGGAAACAGCCAGGAGACTGAAAGCATTTCTGCCGGCCTGTGTGATCGGTGTAAACAGGAGCGGCAGGAATCCTGACAACTGTTTCGACAGGATCCTGACGCAGGATCAGTGGGAGGAAGTGCTGCCGGAAACGGACGTGCTGATGATCTCTCTGCCCGGAACAAAGGAAGCATTCCATATGGTGGGTGAAAAGCAGCTTGCGCAGCTGCCGGACGGTGCGGTGATCATCAATGTGGGGCGCGGCACCGTAATTGACCAGGAGGCACTGATCAGGGAACTGAAGAACGGTCGGCTGTATGCCGGGCTGGATGTGTTTGAAAAGGAACCACTGGAAGAAAACGATCCGGTATGGGAACTGCCGAACCTGCTCATTACGCCCCATACGGCCGGAAATATGACGCTGGAGCACACGGTGAACAGGATCGTTGAGATGTTTGTGGAAGACCTGGACAGATACTGTGCTGGGAAAACGCCCGGACACCTGGTGGACAGGCAAAGAGGCTATTGA
- a CDS encoding haloacid dehalogenase-like hydrolase: MMRYERKEKEQLPVLAICYDFDKTLTPDDMQAQGYIQSVGYNVDQFWEETNILAHEQEMDSNLAYMYKMVKEAEGNLILNRKALMEYGAKVKVFPGVEEWFERIREYGRQHGVLVEHYIISSGLKEMIEGTEMAKQGAFERIYASSFCYNDRGVAIWPAQAVNYTNKTQFLFRIEKGTLDVNDPAVNDYYPQDRIRIPFRNMVYIGDSDTDIPCMKLVNSYGGHAIGVYDPSTGNMEKVKKMIRENRIRYYSPADYTEGSALDTLVKKIIMRTAANEALEAEHMTCAEETDPQ; this comes from the coding sequence ATGATGCGATATGAAAGAAAAGAAAAAGAGCAGCTGCCGGTACTGGCAATTTGCTATGATTTTGATAAAACCCTGACGCCGGACGACATGCAGGCGCAGGGCTATATCCAGTCTGTGGGCTATAATGTGGACCAGTTTTGGGAAGAAACGAACATCCTGGCCCATGAGCAGGAGATGGACTCCAACCTGGCCTATATGTACAAGATGGTGAAGGAAGCAGAAGGCAACCTGATCCTGAACCGCAAAGCCCTGATGGAATACGGGGCGAAGGTAAAGGTGTTTCCCGGTGTGGAGGAATGGTTTGAACGCATCCGGGAATACGGCAGACAGCACGGCGTGCTGGTGGAGCACTATATCATTTCCTCCGGACTGAAGGAAATGATTGAAGGAACGGAAATGGCAAAGCAGGGGGCGTTTGAACGGATCTATGCCAGCTCCTTCTGCTACAATGACCGGGGCGTAGCCATCTGGCCGGCGCAGGCGGTCAACTATACCAACAAGACACAGTTTCTTTTCCGGATTGAAAAAGGAACCCTGGACGTCAACGATCCCGCGGTGAATGATTATTATCCGCAGGACCGGATCAGGATTCCTTTCCGCAATATGGTTTATATCGGGGACAGCGATACCGATATCCCCTGTATGAAGCTGGTGAATTCCTATGGCGGGCATGCTATCGGGGTCTATGATCCTTCCACCGGCAATATGGAGAAAGTGAAGAAGATGATCCGGGAGAACCGGATCCGCTACTATTCACCGGCAGATTACACCGAGGGATCCGCCCTGGATACACTGGTGAAGAAAATCATTATGAGAACCGCGGCCAACGAGGCGCTGGAAGCGGAACATATGACCTGCGCGGAGGAAACAGATCCGCAGTAA